A window of the Lactuca sativa cultivar Salinas chromosome 7, Lsat_Salinas_v11, whole genome shotgun sequence genome harbors these coding sequences:
- the LOC111905076 gene encoding uncharacterized protein LOC111905076 isoform X2, with product MLLFNSLSVSIPTISTIPSIPSHLSRFGRHYHHLLRVPRPFSSNPLPIVTKNQKPFFSSALVSTEEGNTEVEFQVLTAINSIYNDIVIVDTAESRMLLLDSTHNVHSIFMKGQTWTGSYWDEFATLPAIIPEGPIAIFGLGGGTAAHLMLTLWPSLQLHGWEIDEILIDKAREHLGLSDLEKHTEDGGVLHVHIGDALSTSSNIPGGYAGIVIDLFSGGEVLAQLQEVETWLEINKKLMPNGRLMVNCGGSSDAIWEKNSTINAMCKAFPGQVNWKKMPKSDGENYLAFTGPLPDLSMWSVGLPDRLSSSIKQWTSCFPS from the exons ATGTTACTATTCAACAGTTTATCAGTTTCAATCCCAACAATTTCAACGATTCCCTCGATTCCCAGTCATTTGAGTAGATTTGGCCGGCATTACCATCACCTCCTACGCGTTCCCCGCCCATTTTCTTCGAATCCGCTACCCATTGTTACAAAAAACCAAAAGCCCTTCTTCTCTTCGGCCTTGGTATCAACTGAAGAAGGCAATACAGAAGTTGAATTTCAAGTGTTAACTGCCATCAACAGTATATACAACGACATCGTCATCGTAGATACAGCTGAATCACGAATGCTCCTCCTTGACTCTACTC ACAATGTTCACAGCATCTTTATGAAAGGACAGACATGGACTGGTTCATATTGG GATGAATTTGCTACCTTACCAGCTATTATTCCAGAAGGCCCAATTGCAATTTTTGGATTG GGTGGTGGAACAGCTGCACATTTGATGCTTACGTTATGGCCTTCACTGCAGCTTCATGGATGGGAGATTGATGAAATT TTGATTGATAAAGCAAGAGAACATCTTGGATTATCTGATCTTGAAAAGCATACAGAAGATGGTGGTGTTCTTCATGTCCATATTGGTGATGCACTTTCTACATCAAGTAACATTCCCGGGGGGTATGCTG GTATTGTTATTGATTTGTTTTCTGGTGGAGAGGTTTTGGCTCAGTTGCAAGAG GTGGAAACCTGGTTGGAAATTAATAAAAAGTTGATGCCAAATGGTCGGCTTATGGTGAATTGTGGTGGCAGTAGTGATGCTATATGGGAGAAAAATTCCACCATTAATGCCATGTGCAAAGCATTTCCAGGACAA GTAAATTGGAAAAAGATGCCAAAAAGTGATGGTGAGAATTACCTTGCATTCACGGGTCCTTTACCGGATTTGAGCATGTGGAGTGTTGGTCTTCCAGATAGATTGAGCTCAAGCATTAAGCAATGGACCTCATGTTTTCCTTCATAA
- the LOC128127237 gene encoding uncharacterized protein LOC128127237 translates to MLRFQYFDITDPSILWNLLKKRFDHQKDVILQNARDEWRTLRFLDFKKVNEYNLALFRICSQLKYCGQEVTDEDMLEKTYFTFHATNITLMQQYRLQKFTRYSELNACLLVAEQNNELLMKNHESRPSGLVALPKANATLILIKTICVDEGVVEDDAIVILIETKAKIRTLILVVDKVIIVVVARK, encoded by the coding sequence ATGTTGAGATTTCAATATTTTGATATTACTGATCCAAGTATTCTCTGGAATCTtttgaaaaaaagatttgatCATCAAAAGGATGTTATACTTCAAAATGCTAGAGATGAATGGAGAACACTAAGGTTTCTAGACTTCAAGAAGGTAAATGAATATAACTTAGCTTTGTTCAGAATATGTTCACAACTCAAATATTGTGGACAAGAAGTTACTGATGAAGATATGTTGGAGAAAACTTACTTCACGTTTCATGCAACAAACATTACCTTGATGCAACAATATCGATTGCAAAAGTTCACAAGATATTCTGAACTGAATGCATGCCTGCTTGTTGCAGAACAAAACAATGAGCTCTTGATGAAAAACCATGAATCTCGTCCATCGGGATTAGTAGCGCTTCCTAAAGCAAATGCTACATTGATACTCATAAAAACAATATGCGTGGACGAGGGCGTGGTCGAGGACGATGCCATTGTTATTTTAATCGAAACCAAAGCCAAAATCAGAACCTTAATACTGGTCGTGGACAAGGTAATAATCGTGGTCGTGGCTAGAAAATGA
- the LOC111905076 gene encoding uncharacterized protein LOC111905076 isoform X1: protein MLLFNSLSVSIPTISTIPSIPSHLSRFGRHYHHLLRVPRPFSSNPLPIVTKNQKPFFSSALVSTEEGNTEVEFQVLTAINSIYNDIVIVDTAESRMLLLDSTHNVHSIFMKGQTWTGSYWDEFATLPAIIPEGPIAIFGLGGGTAAHLMLTLWPSLQLHGWEIDEILIDKAREHLGLSDLEKHTEDGGVLHVHIGDALSTSSNIPGGYAEFFSGIVIDLFSGGEVLAQLQEVETWLEINKKLMPNGRLMVNCGGSSDAIWEKNSTINAMCKAFPGQVNWKKMPKSDGENYLAFTGPLPDLSMWSVGLPDRLSSSIKQWTSCFPS from the exons ATGTTACTATTCAACAGTTTATCAGTTTCAATCCCAACAATTTCAACGATTCCCTCGATTCCCAGTCATTTGAGTAGATTTGGCCGGCATTACCATCACCTCCTACGCGTTCCCCGCCCATTTTCTTCGAATCCGCTACCCATTGTTACAAAAAACCAAAAGCCCTTCTTCTCTTCGGCCTTGGTATCAACTGAAGAAGGCAATACAGAAGTTGAATTTCAAGTGTTAACTGCCATCAACAGTATATACAACGACATCGTCATCGTAGATACAGCTGAATCACGAATGCTCCTCCTTGACTCTACTC ACAATGTTCACAGCATCTTTATGAAAGGACAGACATGGACTGGTTCATATTGG GATGAATTTGCTACCTTACCAGCTATTATTCCAGAAGGCCCAATTGCAATTTTTGGATTG GGTGGTGGAACAGCTGCACATTTGATGCTTACGTTATGGCCTTCACTGCAGCTTCATGGATGGGAGATTGATGAAATT TTGATTGATAAAGCAAGAGAACATCTTGGATTATCTGATCTTGAAAAGCATACAGAAGATGGTGGTGTTCTTCATGTCCATATTGGTGATGCACTTTCTACATCAAGTAACATTCCCGGGGGGTATGCTG AATTCTTTTCAGGTATTGTTATTGATTTGTTTTCTGGTGGAGAGGTTTTGGCTCAGTTGCAAGAG GTGGAAACCTGGTTGGAAATTAATAAAAAGTTGATGCCAAATGGTCGGCTTATGGTGAATTGTGGTGGCAGTAGTGATGCTATATGGGAGAAAAATTCCACCATTAATGCCATGTGCAAAGCATTTCCAGGACAA GTAAATTGGAAAAAGATGCCAAAAAGTGATGGTGAGAATTACCTTGCATTCACGGGTCCTTTACCGGATTTGAGCATGTGGAGTGTTGGTCTTCCAGATAGATTGAGCTCAAGCATTAAGCAATGGACCTCATGTTTTCCTTCATAA